A region of Bacteroidota bacterium DNA encodes the following proteins:
- a CDS encoding EcoRI family type II restriction endonuclease: protein MAKKNQSKRLTKQHKKSHGVVGIFGDEAKLHNITVGKISHLVIEQLEKEYSQLIFRYRKNIKKEEINKALQKVDKDLGQTLFVSNSSIRPDGGIIEVKDDNGNWRIILVTEAKHQGKDIDNILKGKLVGKDNNQDLMAAGNAIERSHKNISEIANFMLSESHFPYVLFLEGSNFLTETISIKRPDGRIVKLEYNFGMLNRMDRLTSANYGMPINTNLCENKFVKPKDKTIMLQATSIYTQGKGGVWDAKEMLDIMIEVSKTSLKVLGSDIFKQITENK from the coding sequence ATGGCTAAAAAAAATCAATCAAAAAGATTAACAAAACAACATAAAAAGTCTCATGGTGTTGTCGGTATATTTGGAGATGAAGCAAAATTACACAATATAACAGTTGGGAAAATATCACATCTTGTAATTGAACAACTTGAAAAAGAATATTCTCAATTAATTTTTCGTTACAGAAAAAACATAAAAAAGGAAGAGATAAATAAAGCCTTACAAAAAGTTGATAAAGATTTAGGACAAACTCTTTTTGTTTCAAATTCAAGCATAAGACCTGATGGTGGAATAATTGAAGTCAAAGATGATAATGGCAATTGGAGAATAATTTTAGTAACGGAAGCAAAACATCAAGGAAAAGACATTGATAATATACTAAAAGGAAAATTAGTAGGAAAAGACAACAATCAAGACTTAATGGCTGCTGGTAATGCTATAGAAAGGTCACATAAAAACATATCCGAAATTGCTAATTTTATGCTATCGGAATCTCATTTCCCGTATGTCCTATTTCTTGAAGGTTCAAACTTTCTGACTGAAACTATTTCAATTAAAAGACCTGACGGAAGAATTGTAAAACTTGAATATAATTTTGGAATGTTAAATAGAATGGACAGATTGACTTCCGCAAACTATGGTATGCCGATTAACACAAACTTATGTGAAAATAAGTTTGTCAAGCCTAAAGATAAAACAATTATGCTTCAAGCAACTTCCATTTATACACAAGGGAAAGGAGGTGTATGGGATGCTAAAGAAATGCTTGATATTATGATTGAAGTTTCTAAAACATCCCTTAAGGTTTTAGGAAGTGATATATTTAAACAAATAACAGAAAATAAATAA